A part of Arachis hypogaea cultivar Tifrunner chromosome 12, arahy.Tifrunner.gnm2.J5K5, whole genome shotgun sequence genomic DNA contains:
- the LOC112729946 gene encoding protein FAR1-RELATED SEQUENCE 5-like — MESISSNDEVVPSIGMTFPSVKDYETFYTNYAKRVGFSWNIRTTKWNQNRQITYQILVCSKAGYQRSKIDPLKKTNLTSEQNCKVRIIVKKDKKLEYVLTFVNNQHNHVISPSMANTLRKNRELSLHAKWIAEINDQAGVTMRNRYQSLATTAGGYDKLTFNEKDLRNHVAKSDATTKPQLLYEVKLDEQHLIEHALWADARSRAAYEHFGDVVSFDMTDRDRDRYDMPFASFVGVNHHGQSLLLGCVILSCEEESSFVWLFDCWIRCMGGKPPIGILTDQCKAMQNAIEKSLPMTQYRWSKEAFESSWTDFINIFSLHNNWLAGLYEERDKWVLIFLSNSFWVGMSSTQRSESMHSFMKGYLTSKSNLQQFVTQHDNCLVNKAQKEYELDAASFNTIIPCATASAIEKLFQKEYSHAKFNELQKEFRAKANCFSTKEHEQGYIVTYKVIEEIENGDKMFDSMYEVLFDSSTSDVSCQCHLFESKGILCCHTLSVLGLVRVKKLPNKYILDRWKKTLKHKHIASSVAMIQAV; from the exons GTTGTTCCAAGCATAGGAATGACATTCCCCTCTGTGAAAGATTATGAAACTTTTTATACCAATTATGCAAAGAGGGTTGGTTTTTCATGGAATATAAGAACTACTAAGTGGAATCAAAATAGACAGATTACATATCAAATCTTAGTATGTTCTAAAGCTGGTTATCAAAGATCAAAAATTGATCCACTAAAGAAGACAAATCTAACTTCCGAGCAAAATTGTAAAGTTAGGATTATTGTGAAAAAGGACAAGAAGCTGGAATATGTGTTAACCTTTGTGAATAACCAGCACAATCATGTTATTAGTCCTAGCATGGCAAACACTCTGAGAAAGAATAGGGAACTAAGCTTGCATGCCAAATGGATAGCTGAGATCAATGATCAAGCTGGTGTTACAATGAGAAACAGATATCAGAGTTTAGCAACTACTGCTGGTGGCTATGATAAATTGACTTTTAATGAGAAAGATCTTCGGAATCATGTAGCAAAAAGT GATGCAACAACAAAACCGCAACTTCTTTATGAAGTTAAATTGGACGAGCAACATCTCATAGAGCATGCTTTATGGGCTGATGCTAGAAGTCGTGCTGCTTATGAGCACTTTGGCGACGTTGTGAGCTTTGATATGAC GGATAG GGATAG AGATAG GTATGATATGCCTTTTGCCTCATTTGTTGGGGTTAACCACCATGGCCAATCATTGCTACTTGGCTGCGTTATTCTTTCATGCGAAGAAGAGAGTTCCTTTGTTTGGTTATTTGATTGTTGGATACGATGTATGGGTGGCAAGCCGCCTATTGGCATATTAACGGATCAATGCAAAGCTATGCAAAATGCCATTGAAAAATCATTGCCAATGACACAATATCGATG GTCTAAGGAAGCATTTGAGAGCTCTTGGACTGATTTTATCAATATATTCAGTTTACATAATAATTGGTTAGCAG GTTTGTACGAAGAACGTGACAAGTGGGTCCTAATTTTTCTTAGTAATAGTTTTTGGGTAGGCATGAGTAGCACTCAAAGGAGTGAAAGCATGCATTCATTTATGAAGGGCTACCTAACCTCAAAGAGCAACTTGCAACAATTTGTAACACAACATGACAACTGTCTTgtaaataaagctcaaaaagaatatGAATTGGATGCTGCCAGCTTCAATACTATTATCCCTTGTGCTACTGCCTCTGCTATTGAAAAACTATTTCAAAAGGAATATTCTCATGCAAAGTTTAATGAGCTTCAAAAGGAGTTTAGAGCAAAGGCTAATTGCTTTTCAACAAAAGAGCATGAACAGGGATATATTGTTACTTACAAGGTTATAGAagagattgagaatggtgataagaTGTTTGATTCTATGTATGAGGTGTTGTTTGATTCTTCAACTTCAGATGTTTCTTGCCAATGCCATCTTTTTGAGTCAAAGGGAATCTTATGCTGCCATACTCTTTCAGTCCTTGGTCTTGTAAGAGTGAAGAAATTGCCAAATAAGTACATTCTTGATCGGTGGAAGAAAACTTTAAAGCACAAGCACATAGCATCAAGTGTAGCCATGATCCAAGCCGTTTAG